In the genome of Nonomuraea sp. NBC_00507, the window AGTACATAAGCCGCCGAGTCCAGCACCATCTCGTTGACCTCGACGGGCAGTCCACCGGACGTGTACGCGGTCCGCGCGATGACGATCACGGGTGTGCCGCCCGGCAGGTCCAGCAGCGCGCTCTCGCGCGGTTGCGGCATACGGGCCCGCACCTCCTCGGTGAAGTGGGCCGGGGGCACGCCCAGATCGCCCAGCCTGGCGTAGACGCCGCCAGGACCTGTGTCGGGAAGGGTGATCGCGCTGCCCTCCACCAGGGTGGCGGGAAAGTAGGACGTGGCCAGTTGCACGGGCCTGGTGTCGACCGAATAGCGGCGTCGCCGCACCCAGACCTCGCGACTGTCCAGAACGCTCGCGACCTCCTCTGTGGCTCGCTCCAGCGCCACCTCGACGTGATCCACGGTGAACGGCCGGCCTCGGGTGTCGGCCTCCCAGATGGCCTGGCCCTGACCCCACTGCTCTCGTGACAGGCGACGTGAGCCGTGCCTGCGGATCGGTTTGAACAGCCGCACGTAAACCCCCGAACCTCGTCTGGGCACCGCCAGCCCTTCATTGATCAGTACGGCAAGCGCCTGCCTGGCGGTGGCTCGTGCGATTGCGTATTCGGCCATCAGT includes:
- a CDS encoding GntR family transcriptional regulator — protein: MSESPVPHEPPIYRRIADGLRARILSGELRDGDRLPGENALMAEYAIARATARQALAVLINEGLAVPRRGSGVYVRLFKPIRRHGSRRLSREQWGQGQAIWEADTRGRPFTVDHVEVALERATEEVASVLDSREVWVRRRRYSVDTRPVQLATSYFPATLVEGSAITLPDTGPGGVYARLGDLGVPPAHFTEEVRARMPQPRESALLDLPGGTPVIVIARTAYTSGGLPVEVNEMVLDSAAYVLQYDFDA